In one window of Scyliorhinus canicula chromosome 17, sScyCan1.1, whole genome shotgun sequence DNA:
- the LOC119951832 gene encoding gastrula zinc finger protein XlCGF7.1-like — MEKQWKCGDCGKGFRYTSELEIHRRSHTGKKPFTCTECGKGFSISSNLRTHQRVHTGERPFTCTECGKGFSQLFNLRAHQRVHTGERPFTCSVCGKRFGHSSQLLLHQRIHTGDTPFTCSVCEKGFTQSSSLQTHQRVHTRERPFTCSQCGKGFTQSCNLLRHNVTHTNERPFNCSDCGSGFKSAANLMTHQRIHTEERPFSCSHCTKRFTKSSNLQAHQRVHTGERPFICSVCGKGFTRSKPLLTHQRVHK; from the coding sequence ATGGAGAAacagtggaaatgtggggactgtgggaaaggattcaggtACACATCTGAGCTGGAAATTCATCGCCGTAGTCACACCGGaaaaaagccattcacctgcactgagtgtgggaagggattcagtattTCATCCAACCtccggacacaccagcgagttcacactggggagagaccattcacctgcacggaatgtgggaagggattctctcaGTTATTCAACCTCcgggcacaccagcgagttcacactggggagagaccattcacgtgctcagtgtgtgggaagagatttggtCATTCCTCCCAACTGCTGttgcaccagcgaattcacactggggatacgccattcacctgctctgtgtgtgagaagggattcactcagtcatccagcctgcagacacaccagcgggttcacaccagggagaggccattcacctgctctcagtgtgggaagggattcactcagtcatgcaACCTTCTGAGACACAATGTtactcacaccaatgagagaccctttaattgctctgactgtgggagcgGCTTCAAAAGTGCTGCTAATCTGATGACCCACCAGCGCATTCAtactgaggagagaccgttcagctgctctcactgcacaaagaggtTCACAAAGTCGTCTaacctgcaggcacaccagcgagttcatactggggagagaccattcatctgctctgtttgtgggaagggattcactcggtcaaaaCCTCTGCtgacccaccagcgagttcacaagtga